Proteins encoded within one genomic window of Salipaludibacillus agaradhaerens:
- a CDS encoding VOC family protein produces the protein MNVVKRIDTVFLQVTNLEDAISWYKNVFGFNSVFESHERHERYTVLEVGETAITLMEKNSVNKDALTHPILYFFADDIEKTHYKVKEHSLACSDIIFEDGVTFFEFKDLDGNPLGVCHF, from the coding sequence ATGAATGTTGTAAAAAGAATTGACACAGTCTTCCTTCAAGTCACTAATTTAGAAGATGCCATCAGCTGGTACAAAAATGTGTTTGGCTTTAATTCTGTGTTTGAAAGTCATGAACGTCATGAGCGTTATACTGTGTTGGAAGTGGGAGAAACCGCCATTACCCTTATGGAAAAGAACTCGGTGAACAAGGACGCTTTGACTCATCCTATTTTATATTTCTTCGCTGATGATATTGAAAAAACACACTATAAAGTGAAAGAGCATTCATTAGCTTGTAGTGACATCATTTTTGAAGACGGTGTGACCTTTTTTGAATTTAAAGATTTAGATGGTAATCCACTAGGTGTTTGTCATTTTTAA
- a CDS encoding DinB family protein gives MGGLLPLKSGIKVWKAIPEQKLNWKPDGEALTCADMIRHVLEGEYLYHQILIRKGSKGLSNLSNPFKEKNFTTVDNELAFAQPYRKNFLEYINSISVSDFETIRIDRSDVGYVRTLGDMLLRIAYHESVHTGQLLDYMRTMGIDRPNIWD, from the coding sequence GTGGGGGGGTTACTGCCCCTTAAGAGTGGGATAAAGGTTTGGAAGGCGATACCTGAACAGAAGCTGAACTGGAAACCTGACGGAGAGGCACTTACTTGCGCAGACATGATTAGACATGTATTAGAAGGTGAATATCTTTATCACCAAATTCTTATAAGAAAAGGCAGTAAAGGTTTATCCAACCTATCTAATCCTTTTAAAGAAAAAAATTTTACAACAGTAGATAATGAGCTAGCATTTGCCCAACCGTATCGTAAAAATTTCCTAGAATATATTAACTCAATAAGTGTAAGTGATTTTGAGACTATAAGAATAGACCGTTCTGATGTAGGATATGTTAGAACGCTTGGGGATATGTTATTGCGTATCGCTTACCATGAATCTGTTCACACTGGTCAACTGTTAGATTATATGAGAACAATGGGAATTGACCGTCCAAACATTTGGGATTAA
- a CDS encoding class I SAM-dependent methyltransferase, whose translation MEKNNDFYDKIYKAGGHKKMYAKHYRHSPYLQLWEKSIDILKKMEDPRIIDIGCGVGQYANLLFDHELLDYKGIDFSDEAIRLAQMTNNLYKDKFEVDDAYTSSIYDDDYNTAILFEVLEHLQEDLRVLSKLRVGTHVILSVPNFDTVSHVRYFTGEDDVNKRYEELIAFQEIYTFPLAGSSKLFLAYGIKN comes from the coding sequence ATGGAGAAAAACAATGATTTTTACGATAAAATCTATAAAGCAGGTGGGCACAAAAAAATGTATGCTAAGCATTATCGACACAGCCCTTATCTGCAACTGTGGGAAAAGTCGATAGACATTCTAAAGAAGATGGAAGATCCTCGAATCATTGATATTGGATGTGGGGTTGGACAATATGCCAACTTATTATTTGACCATGAGCTTTTAGACTACAAGGGGATTGATTTTAGTGATGAAGCTATACGACTAGCCCAAATGACCAACAATCTTTATAAAGATAAATTCGAGGTTGATGACGCTTATACGTCCTCTATTTACGATGATGATTACAATACAGCTATTTTGTTTGAAGTGTTAGAACATTTGCAGGAAGATTTGCGTGTTTTAAGTAAATTAAGAGTGGGAACACATGTCATACTTTCTGTACCGAATTTTGATACGGTGAGTCATGTAAGATACTTTACGGGGGAAGATGATGTGAATAAAAGATATGAAGAACTCATAGCTTTTCAGGAAATTTACACATTCCCTCTTGCAGGGAGTTCTAAGCTATTTTTGGCCTATGGTATTAAAAATTAG
- a CDS encoding amidohydrolase, with the protein MLQTYINAHILDGLGNDIVKGTLLIEDEHILQVGEEIDLPPNVSIYDCHGDYITPGFIDVHTHLGVHKAGGGEEGRDFNETSEPVTPHIRAIDGVNPMERAFQDARESGVTTVQIMPGSANVIGGEMAIFKTAGHIVDEMIVKSPSGMKGAFGENPKRIYSGKKMAPVTRMGIAALMRQTLMKARDYQFRKEKGEILERDLRMEQLLPVLKKEIPLRTHAHRADDIMTAIRIADEFKINVTIEHCTEGHLIADKLAEHGVQVSVGPTMSTRSKVELADKGYHTMVALEKHGVPFSITTDHPVVGIDYLTTTAAHAIKHGLSEVTALKALTSQAARHLSIEAMKGSLEKGKDADFVIWSGHPFDVYTTVKETFIEGKSVYKHTSS; encoded by the coding sequence ATGTTACAGACGTATATTAATGCCCACATATTAGATGGTTTAGGAAATGACATAGTGAAAGGCACGTTGCTCATTGAGGATGAGCATATTCTTCAAGTAGGAGAAGAGATTGACCTCCCACCAAATGTCTCCATCTATGATTGCCATGGAGACTATATAACGCCCGGTTTTATTGATGTCCATACGCATCTCGGTGTACATAAGGCTGGGGGAGGTGAAGAAGGGAGAGACTTTAATGAAACGTCAGAACCCGTCACTCCTCATATCCGTGCAATTGATGGTGTTAATCCTATGGAAAGAGCCTTTCAAGATGCAAGAGAGAGCGGGGTAACCACTGTTCAGATTATGCCAGGCAGCGCCAATGTTATCGGAGGAGAAATGGCTATTTTTAAGACAGCCGGCCACATTGTTGATGAGATGATTGTAAAGTCCCCTTCTGGCATGAAGGGAGCTTTTGGGGAAAATCCAAAACGAATCTACAGCGGTAAAAAAATGGCTCCAGTTACACGAATGGGAATCGCAGCACTGATGCGGCAGACACTTATGAAAGCACGTGATTATCAATTTCGCAAGGAGAAAGGGGAAATCTTAGAACGAGATTTACGTATGGAGCAATTATTACCCGTTTTGAAAAAAGAAATCCCTCTTCGTACTCATGCCCATCGTGCTGATGATATTATGACCGCGATTAGAATCGCTGATGAATTTAAGATTAATGTCACGATTGAACATTGTACAGAAGGCCACCTCATTGCTGATAAGCTCGCTGAACACGGTGTTCAAGTCTCAGTTGGCCCTACAATGTCCACACGCTCCAAGGTTGAGTTAGCTGACAAAGGGTACCATACGATGGTCGCCTTAGAAAAACATGGTGTCCCTTTTTCTATCACAACCGATCATCCTGTCGTAGGCATTGACTATTTAACAACTACTGCTGCACACGCGATTAAGCATGGGCTTAGTGAAGTGACAGCTTTAAAAGCCCTCACTAGCCAAGCCGCCCGTCATTTATCGATAGAAGCGATGAAAGGTTCGCTTGAAAAAGGGAAAGATGCTGATTTTGTCATTTGGTCTGGCCATCCATTTGATGTCTATACGACCGTTAAAGAAACATTTATTGAGGGGAAATCTGTTTATAAGCACACTTCTAGTTAA
- the gatB gene encoding Asp-tRNA(Asn)/Glu-tRNA(Gln) amidotransferase subunit GatB gives MSYETVIGLEVHVELKTNSKIFCSCSTEFGAPPNTHTCPVCLGHPGVLPVLNKQAVEFAMKASMALNCEVAELTKFDRKNYFYPDNPKAYQISQFDKPIGENGWIDIEVNGEKKRIGITRLHLEEDAGKLTHVDGKGHSLVDYNRVGTPLVEIVSEPDIRSPEEAYAYLEKLKAIMQYTEVSDCKMEEGSLRCDANISLRPVGQKEFGTKAELKNLNSFTHVQKGLEYEEKRQEKELSSGGEILQETRRWDEGRKKTILMRVKEGSDDYRYFPEPDLVNLYINDDWKDSVRASIPELPDARQQRYINELGLPEYDAGVLTQQKAMSDFFEQGLALDGPPKQLSNWLMGEVSAYLNQNGKDITDVPMTPESLVKMIQLIEKGTISSKIAKKVFKEMIEHGGDPEKIVKDKGLVQISDEGEILNMITETLDNNPQSIDDYKNGKDKAIGFLVGQIMKASRGKANPQVVNKLLTEEIKKR, from the coding sequence ATGAGTTATGAAACAGTGATAGGTTTAGAAGTCCATGTTGAATTAAAAACGAATTCTAAAATCTTTTGTAGCTGCTCCACAGAATTCGGAGCGCCACCTAATACGCACACATGTCCAGTTTGTTTAGGTCATCCCGGTGTCTTACCAGTGTTGAATAAGCAAGCTGTAGAATTTGCTATGAAAGCCTCGATGGCTTTAAACTGTGAAGTAGCTGAATTAACGAAATTTGACCGGAAGAACTATTTTTACCCGGACAACCCGAAAGCCTATCAAATTTCTCAATTCGATAAGCCAATTGGTGAAAATGGGTGGATAGATATTGAGGTTAATGGTGAAAAGAAGCGTATTGGCATTACGCGTCTTCATCTTGAAGAGGATGCAGGTAAACTTACGCATGTTGATGGGAAAGGGCATAGCCTTGTAGATTATAACCGAGTAGGAACACCGCTCGTTGAAATCGTGTCAGAGCCTGATATTCGTAGTCCGGAAGAAGCTTATGCCTACTTAGAAAAGTTAAAAGCTATCATGCAATATACGGAAGTATCAGACTGTAAGATGGAAGAAGGCTCCCTTCGTTGTGATGCTAATATTTCGTTACGTCCTGTGGGACAAAAGGAGTTTGGGACGAAAGCAGAGCTTAAAAATCTCAATTCGTTTACCCATGTTCAAAAAGGCCTGGAATATGAAGAGAAGCGTCAAGAGAAGGAACTTTCAAGTGGAGGCGAAATTCTTCAAGAAACAAGACGTTGGGACGAGGGACGGAAAAAAACGATTCTTATGCGTGTTAAAGAAGGGTCAGATGATTACAGGTACTTCCCTGAGCCAGATTTAGTCAATCTGTATATAAATGATGACTGGAAAGACAGCGTGAGAGCTTCCATTCCGGAATTACCTGATGCACGCCAACAAAGGTATATTAACGAATTAGGGTTGCCAGAATACGATGCAGGCGTCCTTACTCAACAAAAAGCCATGAGCGATTTCTTTGAGCAAGGATTAGCGTTAGACGGACCACCAAAGCAACTATCAAATTGGCTTATGGGTGAAGTAAGTGCTTATTTGAATCAAAACGGGAAAGACATTACCGACGTCCCAATGACCCCTGAATCTCTTGTGAAAATGATTCAGCTTATAGAAAAAGGGACGATTTCATCTAAGATTGCGAAAAAAGTGTTTAAAGAAATGATTGAACATGGTGGAGACCCAGAGAAAATCGTCAAGGATAAAGGGCTGGTCCAAATCAGTGATGAAGGAGAAATTCTTAATATGATCACTGAGACACTGGATAATAACCCTCAATCTATTGATGATTATAAGAATGGGAAAGATAAGGCGATTGGTTTCTTAGTAGGCCAAATTATGAAGGCTTCACGTGGAAAAGCCAATCCACAAGTCGTCAACAAACTCCTTACTGAAGAGATCAAAAAGCGTTAG
- the gatA gene encoding Asp-tRNA(Asn)/Glu-tRNA(Gln) amidotransferase subunit GatA — translation MTLFDHTLRELHERLHNKELTVTDLVKASFDRITDIDDKIGAFLRLNEEAALTQAKQLDEKLANGDVETEQVLFGLPIGIKDNIVTKGLVTTCGSQLLNKFDPLYDATVVEKLQEVETVTVGKLNMDEFAMGSSNENSSYKQVKNPWDLTRVPGGSSGGSAAAVASGEVPFALGSDTGGSIRQPAAYCGVVGLKPTYGRVSRYGLVAFASSLDQIGPLTNTVEDSAYVLQQIAGYDKRDSTSADINVPDFLKALTGDIKGLKIGVPKEYLGEGVNEQVKEKVKEALAKLEELGASWEEVSLPHSKYALATYYLLASSEASANLARFDGIRYGDRKQADDLLSTYKKTRSEGFGDEVKRRIMLGTFALSSGYYDAYYKKAQKVRTLIKQDFEDLFLNYDVLIGPTAPTTAFKIGEKMDDPLTMYANDILTIPMNLAGVPAISVPCGFSDGLPIGLQIIGKHFDEETVLKVAHAFEQATDHHTLKPEL, via the coding sequence ATGACGTTGTTTGATCACACATTGCGGGAATTACATGAACGCCTACATAATAAAGAGCTAACCGTAACCGATCTAGTAAAAGCTTCATTTGACCGGATCACTGACATTGATGATAAAATCGGTGCTTTTCTTCGCTTAAATGAAGAAGCGGCATTAACTCAAGCCAAACAGTTAGATGAAAAATTAGCAAACGGTGACGTTGAGACCGAACAAGTCCTTTTCGGATTACCAATCGGTATTAAAGATAATATTGTGACAAAAGGTCTTGTTACAACATGTGGAAGTCAACTTCTTAATAAGTTTGATCCTTTGTACGACGCCACTGTCGTTGAAAAATTACAAGAAGTAGAGACAGTAACGGTCGGCAAATTAAACATGGATGAATTTGCCATGGGTTCATCAAATGAAAACTCCAGCTATAAACAAGTTAAAAATCCTTGGGATCTTACACGAGTACCCGGGGGTTCAAGTGGGGGTTCGGCAGCAGCCGTTGCCTCTGGAGAAGTACCATTTGCTCTAGGTTCGGATACAGGAGGTTCCATTAGACAGCCGGCCGCTTATTGCGGAGTTGTGGGACTTAAGCCGACATACGGACGTGTATCCCGCTATGGTCTCGTTGCATTTGCTTCCTCCCTCGATCAAATTGGCCCGCTCACAAATACGGTTGAAGATAGTGCCTATGTTCTTCAGCAAATTGCAGGTTATGACAAACGAGATTCCACGAGCGCTGATATAAATGTTCCTGATTTCTTAAAAGCTTTAACAGGTGATATTAAAGGCTTAAAAATTGGTGTTCCGAAAGAGTATCTTGGTGAAGGTGTCAACGAACAAGTAAAAGAAAAGGTAAAAGAAGCATTGGCTAAGCTGGAAGAGCTTGGCGCATCTTGGGAGGAAGTGTCTCTTCCTCATTCTAAATATGCCCTTGCCACTTATTATTTGTTAGCCTCATCAGAAGCTTCTGCAAACTTGGCCCGATTTGATGGCATTCGTTATGGCGATAGAAAACAAGCAGACGATTTATTATCAACTTATAAAAAGACACGAAGTGAAGGCTTCGGTGATGAAGTTAAGCGGCGGATCATGCTCGGAACCTTTGCGTTAAGTTCAGGATACTACGATGCGTACTATAAAAAAGCACAAAAAGTCAGAACACTCATTAAACAAGATTTTGAAGATTTGTTCTTGAATTATGATGTTCTTATTGGACCTACAGCACCGACAACGGCCTTTAAAATCGGTGAAAAAATGGACGACCCTTTAACCATGTACGCTAACGATATTTTAACGATACCGATGAATTTAGCAGGTGTCCCAGCCATTAGTGTCCCTTGTGGATTTAGTGATGGATTACCTATTGGACTGCAAATTATCGGGAAGCATTTTGATGAGGAAACGGTCTTAAAAGTGGCACATGCATTTGAGCAAGCAACAGATCATCATACATTAAAGCCGGAACTGTAA
- the gatC gene encoding Asp-tRNA(Asn)/Glu-tRNA(Gln) amidotransferase subunit GatC — protein MERITKDQVKHVANLARLEFTEKEIESYAYQLDEIIAFAELLNEVETDNVEPTSHVLDVRNVLREDEMKSSLSNDDALKNAPDQKDGQFKVPSVLE, from the coding sequence ATGGAACGTATTACGAAAGACCAAGTCAAACATGTTGCCAATTTGGCGAGACTGGAATTTACAGAGAAAGAAATAGAGAGTTATGCGTACCAACTTGATGAAATTATTGCCTTTGCAGAACTTCTTAATGAGGTGGAGACAGACAATGTTGAGCCCACATCTCACGTGCTAGACGTTCGAAATGTTCTTCGCGAAGATGAGATGAAATCATCATTATCCAATGATGATGCACTAAAAAATGCCCCAGATCAAAAAGATGGCCAGTTTAAAGTGCCGTCAGTGCTTGAATAA
- a CDS encoding CamS family sex pheromone protein — protein MKKKWGVLSLVFVITLTGCIPGLERAEEDVIIVEETEEEDVTEYIITPTIESPDHFYRNVLVDGTYQRSEARGTTAHAMNNRIDIDQFELGLMEIASSVYEQEGYYFQEGSHLSGELINSWLRRYDEDDNPAGLNPAPGSGDSEEKRLADKPLIISHIMEHNYYTGNDESGVNLSGVVIGISLRSVYYFRTEDEDGGYYFHEKEVDPNDALEHGEEAAQKILERLREMEGLEDVPVTIALYNEEARGSIVPGTFVAMAQAGSGDDSLGNWEAINEEFITFPSSQAREVQPGLSDNFTKFRQDIETFFDTNVGVVGKGRYKNDTLQELKIEINLQSHGKAEIVALTQFLSGKVENTFGNNAPVYIYVESVNGAEALIVQIPEQEPYMHVYR, from the coding sequence ATGAAGAAGAAATGGGGCGTGCTTAGTCTCGTATTTGTTATAACATTGACAGGGTGTATCCCTGGTTTAGAACGGGCAGAGGAAGATGTCATCATCGTAGAAGAAACAGAGGAAGAAGATGTAACAGAATATATTATTACACCGACGATCGAGTCACCGGATCACTTTTATCGCAACGTGCTTGTGGATGGCACGTATCAAAGAAGTGAAGCCAGAGGGACAACTGCCCATGCTATGAATAACCGAATTGACATTGATCAATTTGAACTCGGTCTAATGGAGATTGCCAGTAGTGTTTATGAGCAAGAAGGCTACTATTTTCAAGAAGGGTCTCATCTTTCTGGAGAGCTAATCAATTCTTGGCTGAGACGGTATGACGAAGATGATAATCCCGCGGGATTAAACCCTGCTCCAGGGTCTGGTGATTCTGAAGAAAAACGCCTTGCTGATAAGCCACTCATCATTTCGCATATAATGGAGCATAATTATTATACTGGTAATGATGAATCAGGTGTGAACTTAAGTGGTGTCGTGATCGGTATATCATTACGTTCTGTTTATTATTTCAGAACTGAAGATGAAGATGGTGGTTACTATTTTCATGAAAAAGAAGTAGATCCTAATGATGCTCTTGAGCATGGGGAAGAAGCGGCTCAAAAAATATTAGAGCGTCTTCGTGAAATGGAAGGGCTTGAAGACGTGCCAGTGACGATTGCTCTTTATAATGAAGAGGCAAGGGGATCCATTGTACCAGGTACCTTTGTTGCGATGGCTCAAGCTGGAAGTGGGGATGATTCACTTGGTAATTGGGAAGCTATAAATGAAGAGTTTATTACCTTTCCTTCGAGCCAAGCTCGTGAGGTACAACCAGGTCTTTCCGACAACTTTACTAAGTTTCGTCAAGATATAGAAACCTTTTTTGATACAAATGTCGGTGTTGTTGGAAAAGGACGATACAAAAATGACACCCTCCAAGAATTAAAGATAGAAATCAATCTTCAATCACATGGGAAAGCTGAAATTGTAGCGTTAACACAATTTTTAAGTGGAAAAGTAGAAAATACGTTCGGCAATAACGCACCTGTGTATATTTATGTAGAATCGGTGAACGGAGCAGAAGCTCTTATTGTTCAAATCCCTGAACAAGAGCCTTATATGCATGTTTACCGCTAA
- the ligA gene encoding NAD-dependent DNA ligase LigA — translation MAVEDVKIRLEELTTLLNDYAYHYYVLDNPKVPDAEYDRLLRELRTLEEANPELKQADSPTERVGGEPLDAFKKVQHDVPMLSLSNAFNETELRDFARRAQQGLGYEPSYICELKIDGLAVNLKYENGLFVQGATRGDGTTGEDITSNLKTIPSIPLKLKENVTIDVRGEAFMPKKSFNRLNEAKEKNGEALFANPRNAAAGSLRQLDPKIAAKRNLDIFIYSVGKVENNELDSHHEALSYVKELGFKTNKETQYCETIEEVIAYCDSWLDKRTELDYDIDGIVIKVDRISDQQKLGFTAKSPRWATAFKFPAEEVVTTLEDIELSVGRTGVITPTAILTPVSVAGTTVKRASLHNEDLIREQDVKIGDRVTIKKAGDIIPKVVNVLTEQRTGKEKEFHMPTQCPECESELVRIEGEVALRCVNPKCPAQIREGLIHFVSRNAMNIDGLGEKVITQLFEHDLIEDVADLYRLKREELLELERMGEKSVDNLLEAIDKTRNNSLEKLLFGLGIRYVGAKAAKTLAITFDTVDNLMSASVEELEAVDEIGEKMADAIKTYFEQKEVIDLINELKELGINMTYNGPKPQAASVTSDTVFSGKTVVLTGTMERMTRNEAKAEVEAQGGKVTGSVTSNTNLLVAGEKAGSKLRKAEDLGIEVWDEERFIAELNGDK, via the coding sequence ATGGCTGTTGAAGATGTTAAAATACGTTTGGAAGAATTAACGACCTTATTAAATGATTATGCTTATCATTATTATGTTCTTGATAATCCTAAGGTGCCTGACGCAGAATATGATCGGCTGTTACGGGAATTAAGGACGCTTGAAGAGGCCAATCCAGAGCTGAAGCAGGCGGATTCTCCTACAGAGCGAGTAGGCGGCGAGCCGCTGGATGCATTTAAAAAGGTTCAGCACGATGTCCCGATGCTCAGCCTGTCTAACGCATTTAATGAGACAGAATTACGTGACTTTGCTCGGCGTGCACAGCAAGGGTTAGGCTACGAACCATCCTATATATGTGAACTTAAGATTGACGGCTTAGCTGTCAATCTTAAATATGAGAATGGCTTATTCGTCCAAGGGGCTACACGGGGAGATGGAACGACTGGGGAGGATATTACAAGTAATTTAAAAACAATTCCCTCCATTCCACTTAAATTAAAAGAGAACGTGACGATTGACGTCCGTGGTGAAGCGTTTATGCCGAAAAAATCGTTTAATCGTCTTAACGAAGCGAAAGAAAAAAATGGCGAGGCGTTATTTGCTAACCCACGAAACGCGGCGGCAGGGTCTCTTAGACAGCTAGATCCCAAAATAGCAGCGAAACGGAATTTAGACATTTTTATTTACTCTGTTGGTAAAGTAGAAAATAACGAACTCGATTCGCACCATGAAGCACTTTCCTACGTAAAAGAGCTAGGTTTTAAAACAAATAAAGAAACTCAATACTGCGAAACGATTGAGGAGGTTATTGCCTATTGTGATAGCTGGCTTGATAAACGAACTGAACTGGATTACGATATTGACGGTATTGTCATTAAAGTAGACCGGATTAGTGACCAGCAGAAGCTAGGATTCACAGCGAAAAGCCCACGGTGGGCCACTGCGTTTAAATTTCCAGCAGAAGAAGTGGTGACGACTTTGGAAGATATTGAATTAAGCGTTGGGCGTACAGGGGTTATTACACCGACTGCCATTTTAACTCCGGTATCTGTAGCTGGAACCACGGTAAAAAGAGCCTCCTTGCATAATGAAGACTTAATTCGTGAGCAAGATGTGAAAATTGGCGATAGAGTCACTATTAAAAAAGCGGGAGATATTATTCCGAAAGTGGTTAATGTATTGACAGAACAGCGAACGGGAAAAGAGAAAGAGTTTCACATGCCAACACAATGCCCTGAGTGTGAAAGTGAACTCGTCCGCATTGAAGGAGAAGTGGCACTTCGATGTGTGAACCCGAAATGTCCTGCGCAAATTCGCGAAGGTCTTATTCATTTCGTATCTCGTAATGCCATGAACATCGACGGACTTGGCGAAAAGGTCATTACACAACTTTTTGAACATGACTTAATTGAAGATGTAGCAGACCTTTATCGTTTAAAGCGAGAAGAACTTTTAGAGCTTGAACGTATGGGGGAAAAATCAGTTGATAACCTATTAGAAGCAATTGATAAGACACGGAATAACTCTTTGGAGAAACTGTTGTTTGGCCTCGGTATTCGTTACGTTGGAGCAAAAGCTGCCAAGACGTTAGCGATCACATTTGATACGGTGGATAATTTAATGAGTGCCTCTGTAGAAGAGTTAGAGGCGGTTGATGAAATCGGAGAAAAAATGGCGGATGCCATTAAAACTTATTTCGAACAAAAAGAAGTGATCGATCTCATTAACGAATTAAAAGAATTAGGTATTAACATGACCTATAATGGTCCAAAACCCCAAGCTGCTTCTGTTACATCTGACACCGTATTTTCTGGTAAGACCGTCGTCCTAACGGGTACGATGGAACGGATGACTCGTAATGAAGCAAAAGCTGAAGTAGAAGCTCAAGGGGGGAAAGTAACTGGAAGTGTGACGAGCAATACCAACCTCTTGGTCGCCGGTGAAAAAGCAGGATCAAAGTTAAGAAAAGCAGAGGATTTAGGGATAGAAGTGTGGGATGAAGAACGGTTTATAGCTGAACTAAACGGAGATAAATAG